DNA sequence from the Delphinus delphis chromosome 7, mDelDel1.2, whole genome shotgun sequence genome:
TGAAGAAGCTGTCAAGAAAGTCCCACTGCAGGATGTCCCCATAGATGCGGTCCTCGTAGGCCAGCAGCTGCTGGTAGTGGGCCCTCTCCTCCTGCTTGGAGGCTGTACCCAGCAGGAAGAGGGTGTGCACAGCGCCGCGGCCCCGGCCCGCCGACTCCTGCTCGCGGCCCCAGGTCTGGCGGATGGCCTCGCGGCGGTCGTGCTGTGTGATGACGGACTTGACAACCACCAGGAGATAGACGTCGCCGCTGCACTTCTCTGGATGGTTCAGCAGCATGGGGAAGTATCGGCAGTGGCGATAGAACAGAAACTGCTGGAAGTGTGGCTCCAGGCCCTGGAACCAGGGCTGGTGGGTCAAGTTTACATTGGCTGAGCAGTTAGTGGTGGTCACATCCCAGGCCTGGGGCCCCCGTGAAACCATGGGTGTGAGGGTGACCGCATCCTTCGGGTTCTTCCAGAAGCTGTCAGGGTTCACCAGGTGTCCGCTTGGTTTCTGGGCCTTCTGTAACCCGAGGGTGGGTAGCAGGGGCTCCTGCAGAAACTGGCTGGGGGTCAGACTGCGCTGGAATACTGTTACAGCCACAAGCAGGGCCAGCGACAGGCACACACTCTTGTAGATGGTTCTCTTCCTTGGGGTGGGGGCGGGTAgtgaggtggggagaggatggtacagaggagagaagaaaggatgagTCAGTCCCCTTGTACAGAGGTGCAGTCCCAGATGGGCAAGTGGACCCTGGACACAGACTCAAGTCCCTGGGCCCCTGAGCGGTCAGAGGAGGG
Encoded proteins:
- the B3GNT7 gene encoding UDP-GlcNAc:betaGal beta-1,3-N-acetylglucosaminyltransferase 7, with the translated sequence MSLWKRTIYKSVCLSLALLVAVTVFQRSLTPSQFLQEPLLPTLGLQKAQKPSGHLVNPDSFWKNPKDAVTLTPMVSRGPQAWDVTTTNCSANVNLTHQPWFQGLEPHFQQFLFYRHCRYFPMLLNHPEKCSGDVYLLVVVKSVITQHDRREAIRQTWGREQESAGRGRGAVHTLFLLGTASKQEERAHYQQLLAYEDRIYGDILQWDFLDSFFNLTLKEIHFLKWLDIYCPDVRFIFKGDDDVFVNPTNLLEFLADRRPQEDLFVGDVLQHARPIRRKDNKYYIPGALYSQASYPPYAGGGGFLMAGGLARRLHHACDTLELYPIDDVFLGMCLEVLGVRPTAHEGFKTFGISRNRNSRMNKEPCFFRSMLVVHKLLPTELLAMWGLVHGNLTCSRKLQVL